Below is a genomic region from Methanobacterium sp..
TATGCAGCTTGTAAATAAAATTATAGAACTTACAGGTATTGCAGATGGAGAAGGGGATGGTACCCCTTTGAATATACCAAAGACGACATCTTAAGAATGATTAAAGCAGGAGTTTATTTTTTAGAAAGTAAAACTAGTAAATCTGAAAAAGAAATACTTGAGATGTATTATCCTGACTTTAAAGATAGGCTTGATTATTACGGAGATCCTGAAGAATATATTAAAATCAAAATGGATGAAGAAGCCGTTAAGGACAAAATAGAAGACATTAAAGACAAAATGAATAAATTCAAAAGATAAATCAGAATATTCTGATTTATCAATTCCTTTTTAAGTAGAAGGCATAACTTTTTTTGGATTAACAAATTCAGAAATAATTCTACCAATTACTAATCCCGGTATTAAAAGGATCATAATTACAAGAGGGGCAATCAATATAAAGGAAATTATTCCTTCTGTAAAAAGGATAAATAATCCAACAGGGAGCCCTATAATTGCAGCTATCCATATACTATGTTTTAAAGATTTTTCAAAACCAATATATTGCCTTTTCCAACCGATATACATACCTACAAGGCCCATAATGATCCATCCAAAATAGCCTAAATTCAGTAAAAACGTGATTACTAACCCTATTATTGAGAATATTGTTCCAATTATAACTATTTTATTTCTTTCCCACATTATATCCTTTTCATTCATAATATCCCCCTATGTTAATTTTAATTCTATTTATTCATACTATTTATTTTTTCTGCATTAATTTTTAAGGAGTATCCAATATGGCAACAACTAAAGAATATGGTATCCTAGTTACTGGAGATATAAATGACATACAAGCTAAATTGAATACCCTTGTAGGAGATATTAGCAAAATACCGGATAAAGTAATTGAATTAACAGCTAATGTCAATGATAAACCAGTAAAAGAATTAGATACCGAATTGGACTCACTGGATGGGCGAGTAGTTAAAACAGATGTTAATGCAGATATATCTGATGCAGAAACTGACGTTAAAAAAGTCATAGAAGATGTAAAAGGAATACCTGATAAAAAAACTGTTAAAATAGATGCCGATGGATCTGAAGCAGAAAGTGAAATAAACAATTTAAAGGACATGTTAGATGACCTTAAACAAACAGCATTAGAATTTGCAACCGGAACCGCCGCAATAGCTGGAATCTCGGGACTATCAGAACAGGATACAGAAGTATCCAATATGAAAAAAAGTACATCTAGCCTGTCTAAAGAGATGGAAGATGTTGCAAATCAAGTGTATAAGGTTACTAGTGCCGATTGGTCAACAATAACAGAAGCTGTTCGATATGTAGTAGGTCAAATGGGTTTAAGTGGTGCTGCCGCTGTAAACATGACTAAAGAAATGATTAATTTTCAGAAAGCGTTCCCATGGACTGATACATACTCTTTAGCAAGGGCAATAAGTTCAGTAATGAAAAATATGGGAGTAGATGCTCAAACAGCATTTAATTTAATTTCCCTGGCAATGCAAAAAACCCAGGATCCTGGTCAGGATTTATTAGATACATTTTGGGAATATTCAAATCAATTTGCACGTATGGGGTGGAGCGCTCAAGAGTTCACAAATTATCTTATAGAAGGATTACAAGAAGGAGCATTCAATTCGGACAAATTAGGAGACGCATTTAAAGAATTAACAATCCGTGTAACTGAAAATAGATCGGGATTTATAGCAATCGCTAAGCAGATGGGATTCACTGAAGCACAGGCAAATAGTTTAGCTGATGCAATAGCAAAAGGTGGGCCGGCTGCTAAAGATGCAGTAAACCAAATAAATTCTAAATTTAGTACTTTACCTCAATCATTACAGGATCAACTTGGACCTAGTTTGTATGGTTCAATGTATGAAGATCTTAGAAAAACAATTCCAAACTCAATTAATAAAGCTCTTAATGAATCAGTAGACGATACAAATGCAGCTGCACAACAAGCAGGTGAAAAAGTAGGGAGTAACACTGGTCAGGGTGTTGCAGATGGATTTATACAGTTTTTAAGACAATTAGGGTTAGGTCCTTTTGTAGATGGATTAAGCGATGTTCTCCAGGAAGCCATATCGATTGTAATGGCCCTCATAATTGGAAAATTAATATTGTCATTACCTCAGATGTATACTATTTTTAAAAATGCAGGGACTAAAGTTTCTGATATAATTAGAACATGGGCATGGGGTTCTGATGCAGGAAATGCAAGCAGAGGATTATTTCAAGCAATAGAAGGAAATATAAAAGATACATCAATTTTGGGTAGAATTACATCCTTTGGAAGCAATGTCGTTGATAAAATAAGAGGATGGTCCATTTTTGGTGATGAAGCCGGTAAAGTCACAATAGACATGGTTGGAAGTGTTGAAGATGGTTTCAAAATGAAACCTTCTTTAATACAAAAAATCACTCAATTTGGATATGATGTGGTAGGAACAGTAACAAAAGTATTTTCATTTATCAAAATTCCATCCATAGATTTAGGTATTGCTAAATTATTTGGGGATCTGCCAATTTCAGGCATAGTAGCAATAGGAGCTAAAATTGCAGGAGCATTAGCTGTTGTTACAATGGGTTTAGATGCATTGTGGAACGCTAGTGATTATTATTCTGAAGGAATCGTTTCAAGTCTTTTAAAAATAACCGGAATAGAAGCATTACTTAATTTTGTAGGATTGGGAGATGGAGTTAAAAATTTTGAAGCATGGGCCGATGGAATAACTGGCTCATTACAACAACTTGTCGATAACCTCTTTGGAAGTGGTTTCGGCCAGATGGTTACTAATTTCGCTGAGGGAATACAAAATACTTTCCGTTCATCAATTGATCTTAGTAGTATTGGTGGATTTTTCAGTAGTTTAGTAGACCTTATAAAAGCACCATTTGTAGATATAGCCAATGAAGGACTTGCCCCATGGCTATTAAGAATTGGCGGTCAAATTTCTGATTATCTAGCACCAATAGGAGGAATGGTCCAACAACGATTAGCAGGCATTCCACAATGGATTGCCTCTGCTTTTAACATAGATTGGAATGCAATAGGTTACAATATAGGGAATGGAATTGGACAACTCACAGTATACTTTTTAGCAGGGTTATATACTCTTTTAAGCGCGTTATTTGCATTACCTGGTCAAGCATATACCTCTATTTTAAACCTTGGAACATGGATTTATAATGGACTTATTGCAATACCTGGTCAAATATACGCTGGATTAACTGGAATTTATAACCAATTCACATCCTTCTTAGGATGGTTAGCAGGATTACCTGGACAGGCCCAAAGTAGAATAAATAAAACTGGCGCAGATATGCAGGCAGGAATTAATGCAATTCCTGGAAGAGTACAGACAGGTCTATTATCAATATGGGGGCAATTTACATCATTCTTAGGATGGTTAGCAGGATTACCAGGTAAAGCTTATGCATATATCCTAAATATGGGACAGCAAATGTATGTGGGAATTGCAGCAATTCCAGGGCAGGTTTACAATGGTCTTTTAAATATTTGGAATCAGTTCACTAGTTTTATTGGATGGATTGCATCATTACCAACACAATTATATAATGCAATTGTCGCAGCATGGGACGGATTTGTTAAAGGAATCACAGATAAAATGCCAGAAATAACCTACTGGTTAGATAAAATACGTGGATTATTCCCACATTCGCCACCAAAATGGGGTCCTTTAGTTGATATAATGGATTGGGGAGGCAACATGGCTGATGCAATCCAGCAGGGAATAGATGAAAAGTTCCCAAATCTTGCAAGTAGTTTAGCAAACCAATTAACAAAATTACAGAATATCGGGTCCAATATCGATTTAGGCGGATCTTTAAATTTAAATACTATTTTAGGCAGCCTTGCAATACCTCAAGCAACCTTACAAAATATGTCAACACCTCAAACAACACAACAAGTTTCACTTCAATTTGGAGATATAAAACTCGAAATTAAAAATTTAGATTCAGAGACATCGAATGAAGAAGTAAAACAGAAAGCCCAAATCCTTGGAAAAGAATTATCAAGCACATTAAGCGATGAATTAAAAGACCAGATAACCAACAAAGGAATTTTAAAATAAACCGGTGATTTTATGGCATATGGAGATTGGGAAATAGACAACATTCCTTTAAATTTTAAAATTACGGCAGACTATTCAAACCAAAAGAATGGAAGCATTACACTTAATTGTCTTGCTTTAAAAGATAGTGAAGGAAATGATCCACGTGTTGAAATACAGCAGTTTAAAGATTTAGAATGTAATTCAATCTCCAACACTAAGCTCATAAATGGAGGTACACGGATATATCAAACTGGAGGTAAAATAGTAGCTATAACTGATGGTGTTGATACGTGGAATGGTGCTGTTGATTCCATTAAGTTTAAAGAAGATTCTTTAAGTGCTAAAGAGATTATTTTTGATATATTACTTCAAATTGAAATACCTGGTCCAAACCCTCCAAGGATTTACGAGGCCCCATATAATCAATACGAAAATATGGAGTATAATGAATTTACAGGCAGTTCATCTGATGCATATGTACCTCCAACACCTGGAACAGATCCTACAGATGGGAGTAGTTCAGATGGAGCTACAAAAATATCGGATAAAAGGTATAAAGTTACAAAATTTGCTAAAGCAGTTGGAGAAGTCGCTGGAGGATGTGAACATAATGTCGCATGGACTAATGAATCAGCTATTAAAGCAGCGGGGGGATTAGCACATGCCTATATGGATTCCTCTGGTGTAGGATGCACAAATGGATTATATGCTAGAAGTTTTGGTTTTAACATACCATTAGATGCAATAGTTAAAAGATTAACGGTTTATGTTAAATATGCCAACAATTCAAGAAGCAGAGCGCCTTACTATAATCAGGCAGTTCATACTGTCACTGTCACAGGACCTAATTTTTACACTACAAAAACAAGAGGATTTACTCAAGGAAGAACTCCTACAAATCTTGTTAAAGCCCCATTTGATAGTTTGTCTGGAGATATAAAATTTTCTGAATCACCACGAGTTTATAATGATCCATCTTTCCAGGTGAAATATGCGGCCACATTAGACAGATATAAAACCTGCTGGGTGGATTATATCGCCGTTACAATTGAATATGAACTAGAGGATACATCATCAAGTGAAGGAAGTAGTAGTGAAGGAACTACAGGGACTCCAGGATCTCCAGGAGTACCTACAAACCTTATATCTGAACAGGCAGATGAAGCAGGATATGCCCTTGGAACGCTTAGAATAATAGAATCAGATAACGTATCTAAAGTAAGGGTGTATGGAAGTGCTTGTAATGGTCCTGCCTGGATTGAAATTAATGGAATAAGGCAGGAATGGCATTATAGTCATGACCATACAGATGGAGATAATTTAAAAACAGGTTCCGAAATTCTTGAATTTGAATTAAATCCGGCATCTGATGAGATTATGATAAAAACATCTAGTCATTTGAAATATGGGGATAAATTAAACGACAATAAAGGGGCCGTCTTAGAATGGATTGAGGTGATCTATTTATGAGTTTATTTAAGCCCGATCTTATTTTTACTAATGAAGAAGGTATTGAAATAACTGATATATCTTTTGAACCGATTAGAAGAGGTAAAACAACTAAAACCATTACTATTGTTGTAAAAAATCAAGGTGACGACTGTAAAAATATACTTGTTAAACCTGTAATTTTAGATGATTCTATTGATGAAGTTGATACAGTTGGTTCTACTTTTATTAGTTTAAATAATGTTGATTTTTTTAATGAAGTCAAATTGTCCTTAATTCATGGAGAAAATCATAATTTATACCTTAAATGGCAGCCCCCATATAATGCAGTGCCTGTAACAAATATTTTATGGGGTTTAAGGTTGTTCGTAGATATGAATGAAATAAATGAATTATCCTGTTAAAAACTAATTTAAGAGGTAGATAGTATGGCAGCACCAGTAATATCTTTTTTAGATGAAAATGATGTAGAATTAAACGATTTAAATCCTAACAATCTTGGTATTATAAATGCAGGGAGCGTTAGTGATGAAAAAATCATCAAAATAGTAAATAATAAAGATGGAGAGGAACCAGTTTCAAAGATGGAAAGTATAACCATAACTACTGTAACAAAAAATGGATTAAACAGTGGGGATGGAGTAGCAAATGGGCAGGAAGCAGTTGAAGGAAAATGGATGAATATCAAATCTGTATCAGATGGAGATTCAGCATATACGGCAGTTGGAGGCGCGACAGTTAAATCTATATCGAATATAAGAGGGGATTTATTAGTATCCCCTGGAGCTCCAACTGGAACACCTGGAGAAGATACTGAAAATGGAGCAATTGCTGCAGGAACTTACTATTATGTAATCAGTGCA
It encodes:
- a CDS encoding phage tail tape measure protein, with protein sequence MATTKEYGILVTGDINDIQAKLNTLVGDISKIPDKVIELTANVNDKPVKELDTELDSLDGRVVKTDVNADISDAETDVKKVIEDVKGIPDKKTVKIDADGSEAESEINNLKDMLDDLKQTALEFATGTAAIAGISGLSEQDTEVSNMKKSTSSLSKEMEDVANQVYKVTSADWSTITEAVRYVVGQMGLSGAAAVNMTKEMINFQKAFPWTDTYSLARAISSVMKNMGVDAQTAFNLISLAMQKTQDPGQDLLDTFWEYSNQFARMGWSAQEFTNYLIEGLQEGAFNSDKLGDAFKELTIRVTENRSGFIAIAKQMGFTEAQANSLADAIAKGGPAAKDAVNQINSKFSTLPQSLQDQLGPSLYGSMYEDLRKTIPNSINKALNESVDDTNAAAQQAGEKVGSNTGQGVADGFIQFLRQLGLGPFVDGLSDVLQEAISIVMALIIGKLILSLPQMYTIFKNAGTKVSDIIRTWAWGSDAGNASRGLFQAIEGNIKDTSILGRITSFGSNVVDKIRGWSIFGDEAGKVTIDMVGSVEDGFKMKPSLIQKITQFGYDVVGTVTKVFSFIKIPSIDLGIAKLFGDLPISGIVAIGAKIAGALAVVTMGLDALWNASDYYSEGIVSSLLKITGIEALLNFVGLGDGVKNFEAWADGITGSLQQLVDNLFGSGFGQMVTNFAEGIQNTFRSSIDLSSIGGFFSSLVDLIKAPFVDIANEGLAPWLLRIGGQISDYLAPIGGMVQQRLAGIPQWIASAFNIDWNAIGYNIGNGIGQLTVYFLAGLYTLLSALFALPGQAYTSILNLGTWIYNGLIAIPGQIYAGLTGIYNQFTSFLGWLAGLPGQAQSRINKTGADMQAGINAIPGRVQTGLLSIWGQFTSFLGWLAGLPGKAYAYILNMGQQMYVGIAAIPGQVYNGLLNIWNQFTSFIGWIASLPTQLYNAIVAAWDGFVKGITDKMPEITYWLDKIRGLFPHSPPKWGPLVDIMDWGGNMADAIQQGIDEKFPNLASSLANQLTKLQNIGSNIDLGGSLNLNTILGSLAIPQATLQNMSTPQTTQQVSLQFGDIKLEIKNLDSETSNEEVKQKAQILGKELSSTLSDELKDQITNKGILK